In the genome of Streptomyces pactum, one region contains:
- a CDS encoding alcohol dehydrogenase catalytic domain-containing protein, whose product MKAAVVKALGEPLVIEERPDPVPGPGQVRIRVEASGLCHTDIHAAHGDWPVKPVVPFVPGHEGVGIVEELGAGVRDLAVGQRVAVPWLGWACGRCEHCLSGWETLCERQVNTGYGTDGGHAEQMLAHAAFAQPVPDGIDPCEAAPLTCAGVTTYKALKIAGAGPADLVAVSGIGGLGHLAVQYAKIAGATVAAIDVSDDKLRLAAELGADLLIDARTEDPAAVLRRHGGAHVALALAADDASFATALAGLRRGGRLVMVALPAGGTVQVPVFPTVLGGISVIGSIVGTRQDLAEVFRLHAAGRTRVVYETRPLSDVNACVEEVLRGRVKARVVFTP is encoded by the coding sequence ATGAAGGCAGCGGTGGTGAAGGCTCTGGGAGAGCCCCTGGTGATCGAGGAACGCCCCGACCCGGTGCCCGGGCCCGGGCAGGTCCGCATCCGGGTCGAGGCCTCCGGGCTGTGTCACACCGACATCCACGCCGCGCACGGTGACTGGCCGGTCAAGCCGGTCGTCCCGTTCGTCCCGGGCCACGAGGGCGTCGGCATCGTCGAGGAACTCGGCGCGGGGGTGCGGGACCTGGCGGTCGGTCAGCGGGTGGCCGTCCCGTGGCTGGGCTGGGCGTGCGGGCGCTGCGAGCACTGCCTGTCCGGCTGGGAGACGCTGTGCGAGAGGCAGGTCAACACCGGTTACGGCACCGACGGCGGCCACGCGGAACAGATGCTGGCGCACGCCGCCTTCGCCCAGCCCGTCCCCGACGGCATCGACCCGTGCGAGGCGGCGCCGCTGACCTGCGCGGGGGTCACCACCTACAAGGCCCTCAAGATCGCCGGCGCAGGACCGGCCGACCTGGTGGCGGTGTCCGGCATCGGCGGGCTGGGCCACCTGGCCGTGCAGTACGCCAAGATCGCCGGAGCCACGGTCGCCGCCATCGACGTCTCGGACGACAAGCTCCGGCTCGCCGCCGAACTCGGCGCCGACCTCCTCATCGACGCCCGCACCGAGGACCCCGCCGCCGTGCTCCGGCGGCACGGCGGCGCCCACGTCGCCCTGGCCCTGGCGGCGGACGACGCGTCCTTCGCGACCGCGCTGGCCGGCCTGCGCCGGGGCGGCAGGCTCGTCATGGTCGCCCTGCCGGCCGGCGGCACCGTCCAGGTGCCGGTCTTCCCCACCGTGCTGGGCGGCATCTCCGTCATCGGATCGATCGTCGGCACCCGCCAGGACCTGGCCGAGGTCTTCCGACTGCACGCCGCCGGCCGGACCCGCGTGGTGTACGAGACCCGGCCGCTGTCCGACGTCAACGCGTGCGTGGAAGAGGTGCTCCGGGGGCGGGTCAAGGCCCGCGTGGTGTTCACCCCGTGA
- a CDS encoding universal stress protein codes for MNGTVTAGIDGTAPASAAADWAARHAAREGMRLHLVHAPAHGPLDDLGAAGPEARRRWALGVLREARDRVLAAHPGLPVGTELLSGAPVPALTAAAAESELLVVGSRGYGALRAHLLGSVSLGVLRHTDRPVVVTRTPLAAAAPDRPEEVVVGIDATSAGPEPGMDRVLDFAFARAAARGATLCVVHAWPAPTTLVWSPGGLRPAEDVAEAREAQPRYARMLCEALRPWRARYPGVAVVEHVRSGAASEVLTARADGAGQVVVGRRGHGAGPRRIGAVTHAVLHHVPGAVAVVPV; via the coding sequence ATGAACGGAACCGTCACCGCGGGCATCGACGGAACCGCACCGGCGTCGGCGGCGGCCGACTGGGCGGCGCGGCACGCGGCACGCGAAGGGATGCGGCTGCACCTGGTCCACGCCCCGGCGCACGGACCGCTGGACGACCTGGGGGCCGCCGGTCCCGAGGCGCGGCGGCGCTGGGCCCTGGGGGTACTGCGCGAGGCGCGGGACCGGGTCCTGGCGGCGCATCCGGGACTGCCGGTCGGCACGGAGCTGCTGAGCGGCGCCCCGGTGCCGGCGCTGACGGCCGCCGCGGCGGAATCGGAACTGCTGGTGGTGGGGTCGCGCGGGTACGGCGCACTCCGCGCCCATCTGCTGGGGTCGGTCTCGCTGGGTGTGCTGCGGCACACCGACCGGCCGGTCGTCGTCACCCGCACACCGCTCGCCGCCGCCGCGCCGGATCGCCCGGAGGAGGTGGTCGTCGGCATCGACGCGACCTCCGCCGGGCCGGAACCCGGGATGGACCGGGTGCTGGACTTCGCCTTCGCCCGGGCGGCGGCCCGCGGGGCCACCCTGTGCGTGGTCCACGCCTGGCCCGCCCCCACCACGCTGGTCTGGAGTCCGGGGGGCCTCCGGCCGGCCGAGGACGTGGCGGAGGCGCGGGAGGCGCAGCCGCGGTACGCGCGGATGCTGTGCGAGGCGCTGCGGCCCTGGCGTGCGCGGTACCCGGGGGTGGCGGTGGTCGAGCACGTCCGGTCCGGGGCCGCCTCCGAGGTGCTCACCGCCCGTGCCGACGGAGCCGGCCAGGTGGTCGTGGGACGCCGCGGCCACGGCGCCGGCCCGCGGCGCATCGGCGCGGTCACCCACGCGGTGCTGCACCATGTCCCGGGCGCGGTGGCCGTGGTACCCGTCTGA
- a CDS encoding universal stress protein: MTRPITVGVDGSAESLAAADWAASEALRRNLPLRVVHAWHWEPLTVPVVNDRDAQAEWARTLLSDAGRRLTERHPGLEHTAEILDREPVPALVDAAKDAEMLVLGSRGHGAIAGFLLGSHAQQVIAAAGRPVVSVRAPADGEEVPADGAVVVGQQGSAEDSAAVLRFAFETAAARGVPLRAVRAWNLPPVFAYSPVVMWPGDELGDLAAHHREQLTAALSPWREKFPEVPVDEHVELGPGGQVLLAGTAGASLLVVGRRVRRVPVGARIGSVAHAALHHARCPVAVVPHD; encoded by the coding sequence ATGACTCGTCCGATCACCGTGGGAGTGGACGGCTCCGCGGAAAGCCTGGCCGCCGCCGACTGGGCGGCGAGCGAGGCGCTGCGGCGGAACCTGCCGCTGCGGGTGGTGCACGCCTGGCACTGGGAGCCCCTGACCGTGCCGGTGGTCAACGACCGGGACGCGCAGGCCGAGTGGGCGCGGACCCTGCTCTCCGACGCCGGGCGGCGCCTGACCGAACGGCACCCCGGCCTGGAGCACACCGCCGAGATCCTGGACCGGGAGCCGGTACCCGCGCTGGTGGACGCCGCGAAGGACGCCGAGATGCTGGTGCTGGGTTCCCGGGGCCACGGGGCGATCGCCGGGTTCCTGCTCGGCTCCCACGCCCAGCAGGTGATCGCCGCCGCCGGGCGGCCGGTCGTCTCGGTCCGGGCGCCCGCGGACGGCGAGGAGGTGCCCGCGGACGGCGCGGTCGTCGTCGGCCAGCAGGGATCGGCGGAGGACAGCGCCGCCGTGCTGCGCTTCGCGTTCGAGACCGCCGCGGCGCGCGGGGTGCCGCTGCGGGCGGTGCGGGCCTGGAACCTGCCGCCCGTCTTCGCCTACAGCCCGGTGGTCATGTGGCCGGGGGACGAACTCGGTGACCTGGCGGCCCATCACCGCGAGCAGCTCACCGCGGCGCTGTCGCCGTGGCGGGAGAAGTTCCCCGAGGTCCCGGTGGACGAGCACGTCGAACTGGGGCCCGGCGGTCAGGTGCTCCTGGCCGGGACGGCCGGCGCGAGCCTGCTGGTCGTCGGGCGGCGGGTGCGCCGTGTGCCCGTGGGCGCGCGCATCGGCTCGGTGGCGCATGCCGCGCTGCACCACGCCCGCTGCCCCGTCGCGGTCGTCCCGCACGACTGA
- a CDS encoding cysteine hydrolase family protein — protein sequence MKPLRPLLALTTAVLLAATATACGTDSEAASPRNDPSSPAARGAAADTTTLRQLNGLDDTPADLSKATLILVDYQNVYTDGALELDGWKPAVDNAAALLNRAREAGTPVIHIVDKGYDLKSKAGQIVPALKPAKGEQVVVKSVPDAFHGTDLAEKVKKAGNKDVVIAGFMTHMCVLFTSQGAFLNGYRPTVVADASATRPLPLRGSSDGVPARQLHDAALATIQDLYGVVVPSQKSLT from the coding sequence ATGAAGCCGCTGCGCCCCCTCCTCGCCCTGACCACCGCCGTCCTGCTCGCGGCCACCGCGACCGCGTGCGGCACGGACTCCGAGGCCGCGTCCCCCAGGAACGACCCGTCCAGCCCCGCCGCCCGGGGCGCCGCCGCGGACACCACGACCCTGCGGCAGCTCAACGGCCTCGACGACACTCCGGCGGACCTGTCGAAGGCCACCCTCATCCTCGTCGACTACCAGAACGTCTACACCGACGGCGCCCTGGAACTCGACGGGTGGAAGCCGGCGGTGGACAACGCCGCGGCGCTGCTGAACCGGGCCCGCGAGGCGGGCACCCCGGTCATCCACATCGTCGACAAGGGCTACGACCTGAAGTCCAAGGCGGGGCAGATCGTCCCGGCGCTCAAGCCCGCCAAGGGCGAACAGGTCGTCGTCAAGAGCGTGCCCGACGCCTTCCACGGCACCGACCTCGCGGAGAAGGTGAAGAAGGCCGGGAACAAGGACGTCGTCATCGCCGGGTTCATGACCCACATGTGCGTGCTGTTCACCAGCCAGGGCGCATTCCTCAACGGGTACCGGCCGACCGTGGTCGCCGACGCCTCGGCCACCCGGCCGCTGCCGCTGCGGGGCAGCTCGGACGGTGTGCCCGCGCGGCAGCTCCACGACGCCGCGCTCGCCACGATCCAGGACCTCTACGGGGTGGTGGTGCCGTCGCAGAAGTCCCTGACCTGA
- the pflB gene encoding formate C-acetyltransferase, with translation MDVRDFIQATYIPYEGDAAFLAGPTPRTLAVWQAVAALFPEERRKGVLAVDTAVPSTITSHAPGFIDRDRELIVGLQTDAPLKRAIMPNGGLRTVRNGLRAYGLEPDPFVTKVFGTYRKTHNDAVFDAYTPEMLRARKAGIITGLPDAYGRGRIIGDYRRVALYGTARLTEAKRAERARLDALPSTTDVIRDREELAEQIRALGELEEMAASYGCDVTRPATTAHEAVQWLYLGFLAAVKEQNGAAMSLGRTSTFLDVYLRRDLEEGRIDESRAQELIDDFVIKLRIVRFLRTPEYDALFSGDPTWVTESIGGIGVDGRPLVTRTSFRFLQTLYNLGPAPEPNLTVLWSPRLPEGFKRFCAQVSIDTSSIQYESDDLLRPRTGDDTAIACCVSAMAVGRHMQFFGARVNLAKALLYAVNGGRDEMTGEQVGPAAEPLTGEYLDPDELTEAYDRVLDWLAETYVNALNVIHHMHDKYAYERIEMALHDHPVHRTMACGIAGLSVAADSLSAVTHARVRVIRDATGLAVDYRVEGDYPAYGNDDDRADAIATGLVRSFMEKIRRHPTHRNAEHTQSVLTITSNVVYGKHTGNTPDGRRAGTPFAPGANPMNGRDTHGMAASALSVAKIPYDQARDGISLTSTITPEGLGHDPAERAGHLVGLLDAYIAEGGYHMNVNVLDRATLQDAMEHPDRHPDLTVRVSGYAVNFVRLTREQQLDVINRTFHGVR, from the coding sequence ATCGACGTCCGCGACTTCATCCAGGCCACCTACATCCCGTACGAGGGCGACGCGGCGTTCCTGGCCGGCCCCACCCCGCGCACCCTCGCCGTGTGGCAGGCGGTCGCCGCGCTCTTCCCCGAGGAGCGCCGCAAGGGCGTGCTCGCGGTGGACACCGCCGTCCCGTCCACCATCACCTCGCACGCCCCCGGCTTCATCGACCGCGACCGGGAACTGATCGTGGGGCTGCAGACCGACGCCCCGCTCAAGCGCGCCATCATGCCCAACGGCGGGCTCCGCACGGTGCGCAACGGCCTGCGCGCCTACGGCCTGGAACCGGACCCGTTCGTCACCAAGGTCTTCGGCACCTACCGCAAGACGCACAACGACGCCGTCTTCGACGCCTACACCCCCGAGATGCTGCGCGCCCGCAAGGCCGGCATCATCACCGGCCTGCCCGACGCCTACGGCCGCGGCCGGATCATCGGCGACTACCGGCGGGTTGCGCTGTACGGCACCGCGCGGCTGACCGAAGCCAAGCGCGCCGAACGGGCCCGGCTGGACGCGCTGCCCTCCACCACCGACGTCATCCGCGACCGCGAGGAACTCGCCGAGCAGATCCGGGCGCTGGGCGAGCTGGAGGAGATGGCAGCCTCCTACGGCTGCGACGTGACCCGCCCCGCGACCACCGCCCACGAGGCCGTCCAGTGGCTCTACCTGGGCTTCCTCGCCGCGGTGAAGGAACAGAACGGTGCGGCGATGTCGCTCGGCCGCACCTCCACCTTCCTCGACGTCTACCTCCGACGCGACCTGGAGGAGGGACGCATCGACGAGAGCCGCGCCCAGGAACTCATCGACGACTTCGTGATCAAACTGCGCATCGTGCGGTTCCTGCGCACCCCGGAGTACGACGCGCTGTTCTCCGGCGACCCGACCTGGGTCACCGAGTCCATCGGCGGGATCGGCGTCGACGGCCGGCCGCTGGTCACCCGCACCTCCTTCCGCTTCCTGCAGACGCTGTACAACCTCGGCCCGGCCCCGGAACCGAACCTCACCGTGCTGTGGTCCCCCCGGCTGCCGGAGGGCTTCAAGCGGTTCTGCGCGCAGGTGTCCATCGACACCAGCTCCATCCAGTACGAGTCCGACGACCTCCTGCGCCCCCGCACCGGCGACGACACCGCCATCGCCTGCTGCGTCTCGGCGATGGCCGTCGGCAGGCACATGCAGTTCTTCGGCGCCCGGGTGAACCTCGCCAAGGCCCTGCTGTACGCCGTCAACGGCGGCCGGGACGAGATGACCGGCGAGCAGGTGGGCCCGGCGGCCGAGCCGCTGACCGGGGAGTACCTCGACCCCGACGAACTCACCGAGGCGTACGACCGGGTGCTGGACTGGCTGGCCGAGACCTACGTCAACGCGCTGAACGTCATTCACCACATGCACGACAAGTACGCCTACGAGCGCATCGAGATGGCCCTGCACGACCACCCGGTGCACCGCACCATGGCCTGCGGCATCGCCGGCCTGTCGGTGGCCGCGGACAGCCTCTCCGCCGTCACCCACGCCCGCGTGAGGGTCATCCGCGACGCCACCGGGCTGGCCGTCGACTACCGGGTGGAGGGCGACTACCCGGCCTACGGCAACGACGACGACCGTGCCGACGCCATCGCCACCGGACTGGTCCGCTCCTTCATGGAGAAGATCCGCCGCCACCCCACCCACCGGAACGCCGAGCACACCCAGTCCGTCCTCACCATCACCTCCAACGTCGTGTACGGCAAGCACACCGGCAACACCCCCGACGGCCGCCGCGCCGGCACCCCCTTCGCCCCGGGTGCCAACCCGATGAACGGCCGCGACACGCACGGGATGGCCGCCTCCGCCCTGTCGGTGGCCAAGATCCCCTACGACCAGGCGCGCGACGGCATCTCGCTGACCTCCACCATCACCCCCGAGGGCCTGGGCCACGACCCGGCCGAACGCGCCGGCCACCTCGTGGGCCTGCTCGACGCCTACATCGCCGAGGGCGGCTACCACATGAACGTCAACGTCCTGGACCGGGCCACCCTCCAGGACGCCATGGAGCACCCGGACCGCCACCCGGACCTCACCGTCCGGGTCTCCGGGTACGCCGTCAACTTCGTCCGGCTGACCCGCGAACAGCAGCTGGACGTCATCAACCGCACCTTCCACGGTGTCCGATGA
- the adhE gene encoding bifunctional acetaldehyde-CoA/alcohol dehydrogenase, which translates to MTQVTAPSRTASDAAPTATHLTVDLLVGNATTALAGFEPLTQEQIDHIVAKASVAALDQHTALARLAVEETGRGVFEDKAAKNMFACEHVTHSMARTKTVGVVARDDIEGIVEIAEPVGVLCAVTPVTNPTSTTLFKALLALKTRNPVIFAFHPSAQECSARAARVVRDAAVAAGAPEHCVQWIETPSIEATGALMRHPGVALILATGGNGMVKAAYSAGKPAVGVGAGNVPAYVHHSADLPRAVNDLVLSKSFDNGMICASEQAVVLDTEIYDRALREFGRLHAHLATAEQKRKLETYLFPPDATGRRGRVNSAAVGQSPAWIAEQAGFTVPADTSLILVEAGRVGPDEPLTREKLCPVLTVLRAGSTEEGFDLAADMVAFHGQGHSAVIHTGDPALAEAFGHRMKTVRIIVNSPSSQGAIGGIYNRLLPSLTLGCGSWGSTSVSDNVSAAQLLNIKRVSTRRNNLQWFKVPPKIYFEPQAIRYLASMPAVERVTVVTDATMTRLGYVNRISHVLHQRQRPVTIQVIDDVEPEPSIDSVRRGAALMRDFRPDTIIALGGGSPMDAAKVMWLLYEHPDIDFADMRQKFSDIRKRAFRFPVPGERARLVCVPTTSGTGAEVTPFAVISDPATGKKYPLADYALTPSVAIVDPVLTADLPATLAADSGFDALTHATEAYVSVYANDFTDGLALHAVKLVFENLAAAVTGEAGARTAARERMHNAGTIAGMAFGNAFLGIVHAMSHTLGATFHIAHGRTNAILLPHVIRYNGTVPSKLTGWPKYESYRAPERFQDIARALGLPAATPAEGVASYAAAVERLRDAVGIEPSFRAVGIDEQAFIGALRQQALNAYEDQCAPANPRMPMLDDMEDIMRTAYYAGPRPLPGV; encoded by the coding sequence ATGACGCAGGTGACCGCCCCTTCGCGCACCGCCTCCGACGCCGCCCCGACCGCCACGCACCTGACGGTGGACCTGCTGGTCGGCAACGCCACCACGGCGCTCGCCGGCTTCGAGCCCCTCACCCAGGAGCAGATCGACCACATCGTCGCCAAGGCTTCGGTGGCCGCCCTGGACCAGCACACCGCCCTCGCCCGGCTGGCGGTGGAGGAGACCGGCCGCGGGGTGTTCGAGGACAAGGCCGCGAAGAACATGTTCGCCTGCGAGCACGTCACCCACAGCATGGCCCGGACGAAGACGGTCGGCGTGGTGGCCCGGGACGACATCGAGGGGATCGTCGAGATCGCCGAGCCCGTCGGGGTGCTCTGCGCGGTCACCCCGGTCACCAACCCCACCTCCACCACCCTGTTCAAGGCGCTGCTGGCGCTGAAGACCCGCAACCCCGTCATCTTCGCCTTCCACCCGTCCGCGCAGGAGTGCAGCGCCCGGGCCGCCCGCGTCGTCCGGGACGCCGCCGTCGCCGCCGGCGCCCCCGAGCACTGCGTGCAGTGGATCGAGACGCCCTCCATCGAGGCCACCGGCGCGCTGATGCGCCACCCGGGAGTGGCGCTGATCCTGGCGACCGGTGGGAACGGCATGGTCAAGGCGGCGTACTCGGCGGGCAAGCCGGCCGTCGGCGTCGGCGCCGGCAACGTGCCGGCCTATGTGCACCACAGCGCCGACCTGCCCCGCGCGGTCAACGACCTGGTGCTCTCCAAGTCCTTCGACAACGGCATGATCTGCGCCTCCGAGCAGGCGGTCGTCCTCGACACCGAGATCTACGACCGCGCGCTGCGCGAGTTCGGGCGGCTCCACGCCCACCTGGCCACCGCGGAGCAGAAGCGGAAGCTGGAGACCTACCTCTTCCCGCCGGACGCCACCGGGCGCCGGGGCCGGGTCAACTCCGCGGCGGTCGGGCAGAGCCCCGCCTGGATCGCCGAGCAGGCCGGGTTCACGGTGCCGGCCGACACCTCCCTCATCCTGGTGGAGGCCGGCCGCGTCGGCCCCGACGAGCCGCTGACCCGCGAGAAGCTCTGCCCGGTCCTGACGGTGCTGCGGGCCGGTTCCACCGAGGAGGGCTTCGACCTCGCCGCGGACATGGTCGCCTTCCACGGGCAGGGCCACAGCGCGGTGATCCACACCGGCGACCCCGCCCTCGCCGAGGCGTTCGGCCACCGGATGAAGACGGTCCGGATCATCGTCAACTCGCCGTCCTCGCAAGGGGCCATCGGCGGCATCTACAACCGGCTGCTGCCCTCGCTGACCCTGGGCTGCGGCTCGTGGGGCAGCACCTCGGTCTCCGACAACGTCTCCGCCGCCCAGCTGCTCAACATCAAGCGGGTGAGCACCCGGCGGAACAACCTCCAGTGGTTCAAGGTGCCGCCGAAGATCTACTTCGAGCCGCAGGCCATCCGCTACCTGGCCTCGATGCCCGCGGTGGAGCGCGTCACCGTGGTGACCGACGCCACCATGACCCGCCTGGGGTACGTCAACCGGATCAGCCACGTGCTGCACCAGCGGCAGCGGCCGGTGACCATCCAGGTCATCGACGACGTCGAACCCGAGCCCAGCATCGACTCGGTGCGGCGGGGCGCCGCCCTGATGCGCGACTTCCGGCCGGACACCATCATCGCCCTCGGCGGCGGCTCCCCGATGGACGCGGCCAAGGTGATGTGGCTGCTGTACGAACACCCGGACATCGACTTCGCCGACATGCGGCAGAAGTTCTCCGACATCCGCAAGCGCGCCTTCCGCTTCCCCGTCCCCGGTGAGCGCGCCCGCCTGGTGTGCGTCCCCACCACCTCGGGCACCGGCGCCGAGGTCACCCCCTTCGCGGTCATCTCCGACCCCGCCACCGGCAAGAAGTACCCGCTCGCCGACTACGCCCTCACCCCCAGCGTGGCCATCGTGGACCCGGTGCTCACCGCCGACCTGCCGGCCACCCTCGCCGCGGACAGCGGTTTCGACGCCCTCACCCACGCCACCGAGGCGTACGTCTCGGTCTACGCCAACGACTTCACCGACGGCCTCGCGCTCCACGCCGTCAAGCTGGTCTTCGAGAACCTGGCGGCGGCGGTCACCGGCGAGGCCGGCGCGCGGACCGCGGCCCGGGAGAGGATGCACAACGCCGGCACCATCGCCGGCATGGCCTTCGGCAACGCCTTCCTCGGCATCGTGCACGCGATGTCCCACACCCTGGGCGCCACCTTCCACATCGCCCACGGCCGCACCAACGCCATCCTGCTGCCCCACGTGATCCGCTACAACGGCACCGTGCCGTCCAAGCTCACCGGCTGGCCGAAGTACGAGAGCTACCGGGCACCGGAACGCTTCCAGGACATCGCCCGCGCCCTCGGCCTGCCGGCCGCCACCCCCGCCGAGGGCGTCGCCTCGTACGCCGCCGCGGTGGAGCGGCTCCGCGACGCCGTCGGCATCGAACCGTCCTTCCGGGCCGTGGGCATCGACGAGCAGGCGTTCATCGGCGCACTGCGACAGCAGGCGCTCAACGCGTACGAGGACCAGTGCGCACCGGCCAACCCGCGCATGCCCATGCTCGACGACATGGAGGACATCATGCGCACCGCCTACTACGCCGGCCCCCGGCCGCTGCCCGGCGTCTGA
- a CDS encoding cysteine hydrolase family protein, whose amino-acid sequence MPRTTLRGLNGLSDTPASLAGATLLLIDYQNTYTTGVMELDGWQAALDSGARLLERARREGAKVIHVVNDGGEGTPYDIRAEIGAIHPSVAPADGEPVVVKGAPDAFHGTELDRLVAETGRNDLVIAGFMTHMCVAFTAQGAFLRGHHPTVVADACATRALPVAGTELDARQVHLAALATIADLYGVVVATPEDLRR is encoded by the coding sequence ATGCCCAGAACGACACTGCGCGGGCTCAACGGCCTCTCCGACACCCCGGCCTCGCTCGCCGGCGCCACCCTGCTGCTGATCGACTACCAGAACACCTACACCACCGGCGTGATGGAGCTGGACGGCTGGCAGGCCGCCCTGGACTCCGGAGCCCGGCTGCTGGAGCGCGCCCGCCGGGAGGGCGCGAAGGTCATCCACGTCGTCAACGACGGCGGGGAGGGCACGCCGTACGACATCCGGGCCGAGATCGGCGCCATCCACCCGAGCGTGGCGCCGGCCGACGGCGAGCCGGTCGTGGTCAAGGGGGCGCCCGACGCCTTCCACGGCACCGAACTGGACCGGCTGGTGGCGGAGACGGGCCGGAACGACCTGGTGATCGCCGGCTTCATGACGCACATGTGCGTGGCGTTCACCGCCCAGGGCGCCTTCCTGCGCGGCCACCACCCCACCGTCGTCGCCGACGCCTGCGCCACCCGCGCCCTGCCGGTCGCCGGTACCGAACTCGACGCCCGCCAGGTGCACCTCGCCGCCCTCGCCACCATCGCCGACCTCTACGGGGTCGTCGTCGCCACTCCGGAGGACCTCCGCCGATGA
- a CDS encoding CBS domain-containing protein, translating into MSRSVGDVMTGEVVRAHPDTPSAEIARLLTRHRIGGLPVVDDDDKVMGVVSRTDLIRRHAAGDRLRRRARLPRALRRLVKPRAPGPDTAGELMSSPAVTVHPEQRVADAARIMERRRIDRLPVVDEEDRLIGITTRRDLLRVFVRSDEEIRREVLHAVSVHARSPRAAELRVGVRDGTVTLAGASASAVDPSGLLAAVWRVDGVVGVVNRPAPDA; encoded by the coding sequence GTGAGCCGAAGCGTGGGTGACGTGATGACGGGTGAGGTCGTCCGGGCGCACCCGGACACCCCGTCGGCGGAGATCGCCCGGCTGCTCACCCGCCACCGGATCGGCGGCCTGCCGGTGGTGGACGACGACGACAAGGTGATGGGCGTGGTGTCCCGGACGGACCTGATCCGGCGCCATGCCGCCGGTGACCGGCTGCGTCGCCGGGCGCGGCTGCCACGGGCGCTGCGGCGCCTGGTCAAGCCGCGCGCGCCCGGCCCGGACACCGCCGGTGAGCTGATGAGCAGTCCCGCGGTCACCGTCCATCCCGAACAGCGGGTGGCCGACGCGGCGCGCATCATGGAGCGCCGCCGTATCGACCGGCTGCCGGTGGTGGACGAGGAGGACCGGCTGATCGGCATCACCACCCGCCGGGACCTGCTGCGGGTCTTCGTCCGGAGCGACGAGGAGATCCGCCGGGAGGTGCTGCACGCCGTCTCCGTCCACGCCCGCTCCCCCCGCGCGGCGGAACTCCGCGTCGGGGTCCGGGACGGCACGGTCACCCTGGCCGGAGCCTCGGCCTCGGCGGTCGATCCGTCCGGCCTGCTGGCGGCCGTGTGGCGGGTGGACGGCGTGGTGGGTGTGGTGAACCGCCCGGCGCCCGACGCCTGA
- the pflA gene encoding pyruvate formate-lyase-activating protein, translating into MTTGRMHSWDLSTGVDGPGTRFVLFLSGCPLRCRYCANPDTWQLRDGRPVTADEVVARIARYRRFTGLAGGGVTLTGGEPLLQPAFTAEVLHRCKELGLHTALDTSGALGARAGDALLADTDLVLLDIKSFSPGRYRELTGGRLAPTLDFATRLNCLGVPVWIRYVLVPGWTDDPAEIDRLAGFLTGLPNVERVDVLPFHKLGAHKYDALGIPFPLKDVPVPGPDLVERVREQFRGRGLRTA; encoded by the coding sequence ATGACCACCGGCCGGATGCACTCCTGGGACCTGTCCACCGGGGTGGACGGTCCCGGGACCCGCTTCGTGCTCTTCCTCAGCGGCTGTCCGCTGCGCTGCCGGTACTGCGCCAACCCGGACACCTGGCAGCTGCGTGACGGCCGGCCGGTCACCGCCGACGAGGTGGTCGCGCGCATCGCCAGGTACCGGCGGTTCACCGGCCTGGCCGGCGGGGGCGTGACACTGACCGGCGGGGAGCCGCTGCTCCAGCCCGCCTTCACGGCGGAGGTGCTGCACCGCTGCAAGGAACTGGGCCTGCACACGGCGCTGGACACCTCCGGGGCCCTCGGCGCCCGGGCCGGTGACGCACTGCTCGCCGACACCGACCTGGTCCTGCTCGACATCAAGTCCTTCAGCCCCGGCCGCTACCGCGAGCTCACCGGCGGCCGGCTGGCCCCCACCCTGGATTTCGCCACCCGGCTGAACTGCCTGGGCGTCCCGGTGTGGATCCGCTACGTCCTGGTCCCCGGCTGGACCGACGACCCGGCCGAGATCGACCGGCTGGCCGGCTTCCTCACGGGCCTGCCCAACGTCGAACGCGTGGACGTCCTGCCCTTCCACAAGCTCGGCGCCCACAAGTACGACGCGCTGGGCATCCCCTTCCCCCTCAAGGACGTGCCCGTCCCCGGGCCGGACCTGGTGGAACGCGTACGCGAGCAGTTCCGCGGCCGCGGCCTGCGGACCGCGTGA